The Faecalibacterium prausnitzii genome includes a window with the following:
- the tsaD gene encoding tRNA (adenosine(37)-N6)-threonylcarbamoyltransferase complex transferase subunit TsaD produces the protein MIVLGIESTCDETAAALVEDGRHLLSNVISTSVKEQALYGGVVPEIASRRHCEFISATVKKALLDAGKTIDDVDAVAVTFAPGLIGAVLVGVNFAKGLAYSANKPLVPVHHLRGHIAALYLTHPELKPPFLCLVASGGHSHIVEVQDYTHYHILGHTVDDAAGEAFDKVARTLGLPYPGGPSVANAAKTGDPKAYRLPVPHVDGKYNVSFSGLKTAVLNEVNKAQMKGEEVNVPDLAASFQERIAGILAEKLLLAAADTGAKQVCLAGGVAANGRLRQLVNDGAQKLGAKVYLPELKFCGDNGAMIAAQGYYQYIAGHTAGLELNGLPTLPIDYE, from the coding sequence ATGATCGTTTTAGGAATCGAATCCACCTGCGACGAGACTGCCGCAGCCCTGGTGGAGGATGGCCGACATCTGCTGAGCAACGTCATCTCCACCAGCGTAAAAGAACAGGCGCTGTATGGCGGCGTCGTACCGGAGATTGCCAGCCGCCGCCACTGCGAGTTCATCAGCGCCACCGTGAAAAAGGCCCTGCTGGATGCCGGCAAGACCATCGACGACGTGGACGCCGTGGCCGTCACCTTTGCGCCCGGCCTCATCGGGGCCGTGCTCGTGGGCGTGAACTTCGCCAAAGGGCTGGCCTACTCGGCCAACAAGCCGCTGGTGCCGGTGCATCATCTGCGCGGCCACATCGCGGCGCTCTACCTCACCCATCCAGAGCTCAAGCCGCCCTTCCTCTGCCTGGTGGCCTCCGGCGGCCACAGCCACATCGTGGAAGTGCAGGACTACACCCATTACCACATCCTCGGCCACACCGTGGACGATGCGGCGGGCGAAGCCTTTGACAAAGTGGCGCGGACGCTGGGTCTGCCCTACCCCGGCGGGCCGAGCGTTGCCAACGCTGCCAAGACCGGCGACCCCAAGGCCTACCGCCTGCCGGTGCCCCATGTGGACGGCAAATACAACGTCAGCTTCTCCGGCCTGAAGACCGCCGTGCTGAACGAAGTGAACAAGGCCCAGATGAAGGGCGAGGAAGTCAACGTGCCCGACCTTGCCGCCAGCTTTCAGGAGCGCATCGCAGGCATCCTGGCCGAAAAACTGCTCCTGGCCGCAGCCGACACCGGAGCGAAGCAAGTCTGCCTGGCGGGCGGCGTCGCAGCCAATGGCCGACTGCGCCAGCTCGTCAACGACGGCGCACAGAAGCTGGGTGCCAAAGTCTACCTGCCGGAGCTCAAGTTCTGCGGCGACAACGGCGCAATGATTGCCGCCCAGGGCTACTACCAGTACATCGCCGGGCACACCGCCGGGCTGGAGCTCAACGGCCTGCCCACCCTGCCCATTGACTACGAATAA